In the Campylobacter concisus genome, CACCAGTTGGACAAACACTAATACAGGCTGGATTGTTGCAATGGTTGCAAAGTCTTGGAAGTGACGCAATGACTGCCATTTTGCCGCTTTTATCTCTTGCCTCGTACTCGGAAACAATGGTTCTAAAAGCGCCTGGCTGAACGTCGTTTTCTAACATACAGCTCATAGTACATGACTGACATCCAACACATCTTGTTAGATCTATCGCCATGCCGTAGCGAACACTACTACCGCTAAAGTCCTTTGGTGCAGCCTTTAGTGCGGTCGTAGCAAAAAATAATCCTGCAGCTGCAATGAAGCTGCGACGAGAATTTAAGGTCTGTTGCATAAAATTCTCCTTTCTTTTTAGAATTTTTTCTTATTTTAGCATAGTAAATATTTTTTCTAAAGTTTATTTTATATTTTTGCAAAATGTATTAAATTTTGAGAATTTTTGTAGCACTTAAAAGATAGAATTTGGATAGTAAAATTTAGAAAGAAGTGGAAAAAAGATAGAAAATAAACTTCTATCTTCTTAAATTTATGCTTTGTAGTTTAGCATATAAAGGCGAATGACTTGCTCCGCTGTCATCTTTAAATTTCTAATCGCGACATCTTTTCTCATCGCTTCTTCAAGACTCACTGGCTCATTTAATATACAAAAATAGGCATCAATCCCATTTTTGTGGCAATCTTTGGCACATTTTTGCACGCTTCCAGCAAATGCGATCACTGGCTTATGATACTTTTTTGCTAGTTTTGCAACCCCAGTTGGTGTCTTGCCCATTGAGCTTTGAAAGTCCATACGGCCTTCGCCAGTGATGACTAGATCAGCCTTTTTGATCTCATCTTCAAGTGCGATGGTCTGCGTGATGATCTCGATACCTGGTCGAAGTTTCGCTCCTAAAAATGCCACGAAAGCAAAGCCAAGTCCGCCAGCTGCGCCAGCACCTTTTTGTGTGTGAAATTTACTATTAGTCTTTTCCTTTACAAGAGTTGCAAAGTGTTTTAGTCCATCATCAAGCTCTTTTACCATACGGCCATTTGCACCCTTTTGAGGGGCATAAACATGGGCTGCTCCATTCATGCCATAGAGAGGATTGTCTACATCGCAGGCGATTAAAAACTCGCACTCCTTTAGCTCTTTTAAAGCATCTTCATCTGTAAACTCATAAATTTTGGCTAAATTCTCGCCTTTTCCTTCAAGTAAAGCACCATCTTTATCATAAAATTTAAAGCCAAGTGCGCTAAGCATGCCTGTACCAGCGTCATTTGTCGCACTTCCGCCGATGCCAATGATAAATTTTCTAGCGCCTTTAGCAATGGCATCTTTTATCATCTGACCAAAGCCAAATGTGCTAGTTTTTAGTGGATTTCTCTCGTCTGGGTTTATGAGTGTAAGGCCAGAAGCACTTGACATTTCAAGTATTGCAAGGTCATCTTTTAGTGCATATCTAGCTAAAATTTCAATTCCAAGTGGATTTTTAACTATCGTATCTATAAATTTTGCACCAAGTGCATCAGCCATCGCCTCTACACTACCCTCGCCACCATCTGCGATAGGCTTGACAACGACCTCGCAGCCAATCTCTTCTAGTCCTTCTTTTACAGCAAGGCCCGCTTCAAGAGAGCTAAGCGAGCCTTTTAATGAATCAATCGCAACTAAAATTCTCATAAAAGCACCAAAGATAAGATATAAACGCTAATTATACCAACGATGCCCATTATAAACGTCATAGCTGTTTGTGTGCGATATCCTTGTTCTGCGCTCATCTTGCTAAAATTTGTCACAACCCAGAAGTAGCTGTCATTTGCGTGAGATACGCACATCGCACCAGATGCTATCGCCATGACACAAAGTGCAGCTGAAATTTCACTCGTAAAGCCAAGTGTTTGCATGAGTGAGTTGTCGGCACTAAACGCACCCATGATAGACGCTGTCGTGATGATAGCCACGGTCGAGCTTCCTTGAGCGGTTTTTAGTACGGCCGAGATGATGAATGGGAAGAAAATTCCTATCGCTTTTATGGCGGTTGCGTTTTCTTTTATGAAATTTACAAAGCCAGCCTCAGTGATGACATTACCCAAAACACCGCCAGCTGCAGTGATAAAGAGTATCGGTCCAGCGATCTTTAAAGATTCGTTCGTGATGTGGTCAAATTCTCTTATCTTTCTGGCTTCTACTAATAAAAACACGCAAAAGATCACGCCGATTGCAAGAGCAATGATAGGGTTTCCTAAAAATAAAAGTATCTTTGGTAAGAGAGCCGTTTTATCAAACATGCCTTGTTTTGCTAAAACATCGACAATAGAGCCAATCGCCATAAAAATGATAGGCATGATGATAGGAGCAAGGCTCAAAAATCCGCTAGGTAGCGTGCCAAATTTCTTTAAAAGATCTTCGTAACTAGCTGTGATAGTAGCGTCAGCATCTTTGTCGCTGATAGTCACGCTTTTGCCAACACTCTTTGAAAAGAAATAAACAGCTATCAACACAGGCACTGAAACGACTGTTCCCATGATGATGACAAGGAGCAGATTTCCGCCAAGACCAAGTGTTCCTGCAGCTGCTATTGGGCCAGGAGTTGGCGGGATGAAGACGTGAGATGCGTATAGACCGCCACTAAGTGCGACTGACATCGCGACTGGACTTGCTGAAATTTTCTTATAAAGCGCTTCGCGAATAGAGTTTAAAACGACAAATCCGCTATCGCAAAATACCGGAATGCCAACAACCCAGCCCATGATGAGCATAGCAAGCTCTGGACGCTTTTGTCCAACTAGCTTAACAACCATATCAGCTAGCTTTAAAGCAGCTCCCGTTTTTTCAAGCACGGTACCGATGATCGTTCCAAAGATAATAACGATACCGATACTCTTAAATGTGCCACTAAAGCCGACACCTATCATCGCTGGGATCTTGGACAGATCGATGCCTGCGACGATCGCAAGAACCAAAGAAATACTCATAAGTGCCAAGAATGGATGCACTTTTAACTTAGAGATCATAACGATCATAAGTATGATGGCTACAACAAAACAGACAATTAGTGAGATTCCGCTCATAAAAACTCCTTTGCTCTGAGATTTTGCTTAAGATTTTAGCAAAATTTGCTTGTATTTTTTCTAATATTTTTAAGTTTTTTGATTAATTAAATTTTTTTGACATATTTGAGTAAATTTATGACTATTTGCCTAAATTTAGCCATTTTATAAGTTTAAAATTTTTAGCTTATTTTAAAATAACAAAACCAAGACCAAATTTATCAGTATGCCTATTATAATCAATCAAACTCTCGCCATATCCCGTAAAATACTGCAAATAGCCATAAACTCCGGTTGAGAAGATAGGAAACATATATGAAATTTCAGCAGCACCTTTATTTGTTTTATCAAAATGTAAGTTATTTCTTAGCATTAGGCTAAAAATGTGTTCATTAAGGTTGTAACTAAGCCTTACATCGCCGTGTCCTATGTATTTTAATATATCTTTATTATCGCCCTTATTGCCCACTACCATCCAAGCTCTTGGCGAAATGCTAAGCTTGTCAAAAACAAAATCACTTTGCACATAAGCTCTATTCCAGCTTCTTGAATTGCTACCATCTCGTCCATTTGACTCATGCAAAAGTCCAAATTTTAGATTTTTAACACCTATTTGATCCAAATATT is a window encoding:
- a CDS encoding glycerate kinase family protein, with product MRILVAIDSLKGSLSSLEAGLAVKEGLEEIGCEVVVKPIADGGEGSVEAMADALGAKFIDTIVKNPLGIEILARYALKDDLAILEMSSASGLTLINPDERNPLKTSTFGFGQMIKDAIAKGARKFIIGIGGSATNDAGTGMLSALGFKFYDKDGALLEGKGENLAKIYEFTDEDALKELKECEFLIACDVDNPLYGMNGAAHVYAPQKGANGRMVKELDDGLKHFATLVKEKTNSKFHTQKGAGAAGGLGFAFVAFLGAKLRPGIEIITQTIALEDEIKKADLVITGEGRMDFQSSMGKTPTGVAKLAKKYHKPVIAFAGSVQKCAKDCHKNGIDAYFCILNEPVSLEEAMRKDVAIRNLKMTAEQVIRLYMLNYKA
- a CDS encoding GntP family permease, which codes for MSGISLIVCFVVAIILMIVMISKLKVHPFLALMSISLVLAIVAGIDLSKIPAMIGVGFSGTFKSIGIVIIFGTIIGTVLEKTGAALKLADMVVKLVGQKRPELAMLIMGWVVGIPVFCDSGFVVLNSIREALYKKISASPVAMSVALSGGLYASHVFIPPTPGPIAAAGTLGLGGNLLLVIIMGTVVSVPVLIAVYFFSKSVGKSVTISDKDADATITASYEDLLKKFGTLPSGFLSLAPIIMPIIFMAIGSIVDVLAKQGMFDKTALLPKILLFLGNPIIALAIGVIFCVFLLVEARKIREFDHITNESLKIAGPILFITAAGGVLGNVITEAGFVNFIKENATAIKAIGIFFPFIISAVLKTAQGSSTVAIITTASIMGAFSADNSLMQTLGFTSEISAALCVMAIASGAMCVSHANDSYFWVVTNFSKMSAEQGYRTQTAMTFIMGIVGIISVYILSLVLL